One region of Salvia miltiorrhiza cultivar Shanhuang (shh) chromosome 3, IMPLAD_Smil_shh, whole genome shotgun sequence genomic DNA includes:
- the LOC131014713 gene encoding uncharacterized protein LOC131014713, which translates to MASLSEYEEEDRNKASSSVAKPFSSFLDPSDPLGFLEKVFEFVARESNLFKSDSLVRDVNAVVRMVNDKVEAEERKRNEEEKKAAERKAALAPVKKEVVAADKEAESQPDEAAKGPRAPSKLNGPEPPKMMTRAGYTTAETELICTLWAEATLNSRKSADQKAIPYWGDIKKRYNVIRPTGTMTREVKQIKSHFQRVHKDVKVWEAIYDKCKSNWGRDMSDDDQIVLQAQEIFQTNKNAHFKHLSAWRILRESQRCASIKEEVNSLKRTKNTSEGGYTRSCSEPSITARPTSQKAAKKNNKGKEKSSELSSSPPNWESIFADHLGSLKQVNRDTVDHQILITDTSRMGAVELARHNRMVNEIVKRRGWDH; encoded by the exons ATGGCGAGTCTCTCCGAATACGAAGAGGAAGACCGTAATAAGGCGTCGTCGTCGGTGGCGAAGCCGTTTAGCTCCTTCCTCGACCCCTCGGATCCGTTGGGGTTTCTGGAGAAGGTGTTTGAGTTCGTCGCGAGGGAGAGCAATCTGTTCAAGAGCGATTCACTGGTGAGGGATGTCAATGCGGTGGTGAGAATGGTGAATGATAaggtggaggcggaggagagGAAAAGGaatgaagaagagaagaaggctGCTGAGAGGAAGGCGGCGCTGGCGCCGGTGAAGAAAGAGGTTGTCGCGGCGGATAAGGAGGCAGAAAGTCAACCCGATGAGGCGGCGAAGGGGCCTCGAG CTCCTAGCAAGTTAAACGGCCCCGAGCCCCCTAAGATGATGACCCGGGCCGGCTACACCACTGCGGAAACCGAACTCATTTGCACTTTATGGGCCGAGGCGACCCTCAATTCTCGCAAGAGTGCCGATCAAAAGGCAATCCCCTATTGGGGCGATATCAAGAAGCGATACAATGTGATTCGTCCGACCGGCACGATGACGCGCGAAGTCAAACAAATCAAATCGCATTTCCAACGGGTCCATAAAGATGTGAAGGTTTGGGAGGCGATCTACGATAAGTGCAAAAGCAATTGGGGGAGAGACATGAGCGACGACGATCAAATCGTCCTACAAGCTCAGGAGATATTTCAAACAAATAAGAATGCTCACTTCAAACACTTGTCGGCTTGGCGCATTCTGCGTGAATCTCAACGATGCGCCTCCATCAAAGAAGAGGTCAATTCTTTGAAAAGGACGAAGAATACCTCCGAGGGCGGGTACACGAGGTCGTGCTCTGAACCGAGCATCACAGCTAGGCCTACAAGCCAAAAAGCGGCAAAGAAGAACAACAAAGGGAAAGAGAAGAGTAGTGAGTTGTCGTCGTCCCCGCCCAATTGGGAAAGCATATTTGCTGACCACTTAGGCAGTTTAAAACAAGTGAACCGTGATACCGTCGACCACCAGATTTTAATCACCGATACTTCACGAATGGGGGCGGTGGAATTAGCAAGACATAATCGAATGGTGAATGAGATTGTGAAACGTCGAGGATGGGAtcattag